The Carassius gibelio isolate Cgi1373 ecotype wild population from Czech Republic chromosome B19, carGib1.2-hapl.c, whole genome shotgun sequence genomic interval ATGTCATGCCTCAAGCGGGATGCTTTCTTGAGTGCACTTCTTCAAAACCGTAAGGATGTCCAAAGGTGTCAGTGTATTTATTTGCGTTTCCGAACTTACCCGTTGTTAGATAATCACTAGATAACTTTTTCACACCGCTTGCTCTTCTCACTCACTCTTCATCTCCACCTGAGCAGACAGGATGGTGGAGATTCATTGTTCTAATGATTAGAGGAACAGTTTTTCCTTACTCTATCTGTGTGTATGCTTCATGTCCGTGGGCTTCGTTGCTTTACACTTAATTCATCACACCACATTTTCCTTCCTCCATTCCATCTGATCCTTATTCTCAGTCAGCTGCACTGATTCCATTCTCCTTAAATTAATAAAGTGTATGCTGGGTTATGTGCTTCCTTAACACTAGTACCACTTTCTTCACTCTCGTtcctaaaaataacataataattatgaatactTGTCCAAAAAGTGTGCTTTGCAGGCTGTTTGTGCGCTGCATTTATGGCATATTACTATCAAATGCAACAGTcatccttattgttttttttttactattcactCAGAGgactgtgctgctccatctccaTCAGTGGAAACTGCCAAGGCACCAGCTCCTTCACATCACCGGCCACCAGCTGAGCTTCCAATTCACTGGAAAGATCAACTTCCACCTTTCCAGCATGAGTGGATCTGGAACACACTGTTTAAGGCCAACCCACGAACCGGCAAGCCAGAACTAGTGTCCCAGCTGAAACTTTGGTGGTATCCTCCTCAGCCCCCTTTAATAAACACTCAGCCCCCTGCCTCACCTGACCTCTTCTTCTGTCGGCCCCTTTTCTTATGGATGCCGCTGAAGATGTGGTTATTTCCTCTCGTCTGTGTTCGCCCAGACTGTGGTAGGCACAGACTAACTGCGGCAGGAATTTACCGTACCGTGCGTAAGGTCTTGGACATCGACGGGTGGTATGACCTTGCCACTGAGTATCTGGAGTGCAAACGCTGCAAAAAGAAATATCCTGCCTGGTCCGAGGACATCCTAGGACAGCTGGATATGGGCCACCGCAGTCAGTTTCCAGCTTTGCTGACATACAGGTAATTCATAATGACAATCATTCATTATTAGGTGCTTTTATGTGGGTTATTTTTTACCAACTAAAGCATTTGCATGATTATACTGTTGTTTCCTTAGATACTCATGTGACAACCGGGTGCTGAGGATGATGAGGGAGAGGACACTGGGCAACAGTGTGACTCAGCTTTACAGGAAGCTGATGGAACAGCACAGTGAGGCATGGACACAGCGTGTCTTgcagtacctgactgcctgtgaacCATTCACAAGGTCCTCCCTTGTGCAGCCTCCTGTGTTTGCTGATCCTCCACTTTTACCTGCTTTGTCTAAACCTAAGTGGCTGTTAGCCGTGTATGCCAGGGATGTTCTGGGGCGACTGCACGAGGTCAAGGCCAAATTAACATCTGTCTTTGGCTGTGTTCTCAAGATGGATTCGACAAAAAAGGTATCAAAGCCCTGTTTATATCCAGAAATTTGCCAGATATGGATATGGCACGGATATGGCACAGATATGGCACATTTTTTTACCCTTTTATTTTTCCCAATAGGTCACAAAGAAACTTGCCGGTGCTGCTTCAGGAACAGCTGCCTGGTGCACAAATGTCGGAAACGAACACGGCCAGGTCCTTGTCTCTGTGCTGACAGCTGCCGAGGGACATGGACTGGACTCCATGGCAGCTGGTCTGATGAAACGCTACCGAGAGGCAGGAGAGGCAGCCCCAAAAGTGATGTACGTGGACAGGGACTGCTGCAGTCAGTACGGCCAATCGCGGGTGAAGATCATGTTTTTGGAGTGGGATGAGCTTGTAGTGCGCCTCGACATCTGGCACTTCATGCGGCGATTTGCTGCAGGTGTCACGACAGAGGCTCATCCGCTCTACGGGATCTTCATGGCACGTCTGTCCACGTGCATCTTTCAGTGGGATCCAGAGGATGTGGCTGCTCTTCGCTCCGCAAAAGAGGGTGACCTGGCGGCAAAGAAGACTGGCCACATCTCAGAAAAGGCGGTCAGTGCTCGCATTACCCGGAGGGAGTTGGCACTGCACTGCCGGAGGAGGACCAGGGGGGTGGAGGAGACCACCAGATTGATTGGGTCACTGATTGATCAGTTTGACAGTGCGGATGGGAAGGACACCCTGGGAGTTCCTCTGCTGGACCACGAACGGATCCAGCAGATATGGAAGGAACAGCGCAAGCACGTCCAGTGTATCCAAGACCCAGAGGACTTTCCGCTGTACATGAAGACAGGGACACTGAAGAAAGGCGGCGTGGAGCTGTGCTGCTACAGGTGTGCTCGTGGCTCTACCTCCTTGGAGTCATTCCACCTCCACCTGAACCGTTTTATTCCAGGTATTACATGCATATGGATTATTCATTTTTctgtagaaaatataagcactgtAACTGCTTCCATCACTTTAAAGTAATGCCGCATTAATAAATGTCACACTCTACATTATACTTTTTAATGTCATAAGCATTGACAAAGCTGTCTTTACTAACAAGTCACTAGTAACACATGACTAAGTgacaatcatttttaatatagttACAAAACGTAGTATACAAATTACTTCAGAGCACCTTATGTGTAGTACATATATTGTACATATGTGACATATAAaacccttttttatatattttttgatattatttaacttttaggaACCAGTGCCAGCGATGCGCATTTTCAGGCCTATCTCCTTGAGGGCTTGATGCGTTGGAATGATGACCGAATGGAAGACGCCATAAAACGGGCGTCCTCCATTCGGACATATGGCAGTGCCATGAGCGAGGCTGTGGACCGGCTTAGCCGAACAGTCTTTGGGAAGCCCTGGGATGAGCGCTATCGCCCTCCTGGAGCATATACAGGTAagacatttaattatttcttttgcAATATTCTATTAAGTTATTAGAGTATTAGAGCCTCCAATGTACTTGATCAATTATtaagaacactttttttctttttttattattttattattgtaggtGAATTGCTAGAAATCGAGTACCTTTACAGCCAGACTGGCAAAACACTGACTCCAGTGCTCCAGAACCCAGAGGAGGAAGACCGGCTGGTGGAGGAGGTTGATGATCATGACCTGCTAGATGAGGGGTTTGAGGAAGAGAGCATGGAGGACATCACAGTTCCAGTGCTGTATGAGGATGACCCCTGCCGTGATCTCAGAAACACCCCCTCATCTTTGCCTCTGCCTCAGTCCCCAGCATCACTGGCTGAGCCGTCCACATCATCTGGAGGAGAGGGACAGCATCTCGCCCCTGCCTCTTCAGTGCTGTCACAGACATCTGACACTGGAAGCAGTGTCTCCGGCGAGGCTCAGGTACGACACTCTAAGggctttatttcatttcagtctcGTTTTATTCCACATACACtacaagcaagtttttttttttttgtttttttttttactttattattattattattattattataaggttaAAAATAGCTTCTAGAGATTTTTgtttaggtttctttgatgaatagaaagttcagtgtatattgtaagattataaatgtctttatcatcaatttaatgcgtccttgctaaataaaagtattaatttctataatttaataataaatatataatgatttaaatgttctgACTCCACACTTTTGAAgggtatagtgtataatattaaaaaagctttttattacagataaattcttatcttggatccttctattcatcaaagaatcttgaacaaaatgtacacaactgttttaaatattgataataatatcaataaaaaaaggtttctagAACAacaaatttctgaagatcatgtgacactgaagactggaggaatgatgctgaaaatacagctgtgcatcacaggaataaattacactttaaactatattcaaatagaaagcatttttattttaaatattaaaattatttcacaatataatggcttttgctgtattttgaataaaataaatgcaggcttgttgagcagaattctttaaaaaatgtcaaaaatatttctgttcaaaggcttttgACTGGAAGTGTATATTAACACTAATCTGCATTTACTAGGGAGCAGTCATTGGACCTGATGGCATCGCTGGGTGGGACAAGGTCCAGGATCTGGCTGGTTTCCTGGTGGGTCTTCGTGAGGCTCCTTACCTCACCGACCTGCAGGTTACAGAGGCCATCCAGCTGTGGACCGCTCTCCCTGATGTTGATAAACAGCGGGTCAACTATCAGCCTCGACATCAGCCTCAGCTGACACATGGGCGCTTTAAGGCACCGAAGCGGTCCGGAGTCACACCGGGTGTGGAGAGTGTGAAACGGTGTCTGATTGGACATCCTGGGGGTCCAGCACAGTGGCCCAGCACCAGCCGCTTGGTTGAGGCCATTTGTATGAAGCTGTGTGCTTTACACAAGTCACCGACCAAGAAGGCTGGAGTTTCCACCCCCAGGTGGTCTAAAATCCTTTCGGATTACCACCACATCCGAGAGCTGGTGCTTAACAATCAAAGGCTGATGGATGAAACAATGATCCAGCTGTTTGAGCTGAACCAGAGGACACTCATTCAGTGGTAAGCAAGGCACATTATTTGGTTCCAGTGAACTGAAtacttctgtacacacacacaaatacacacacatatatatatatatatatattacaagtaATTTACTTTCAGGTTTCAACGGCAGCAGAAGAATCAGGAATTGAGTGTCCTCGTCCAGGGACTGACTCCATCTGACCCAATAGATGTGGCTGATGTGCAGCTTCCTCTGCCGAGGGAAAAATTGGATGACGTGCCATCAACATCAGGCCCAAAACATCAATTTATCCTTCCGCCAAATCGAGAAGGACAGGCTCCAATTCTGCGACCGGGTCGCCGGCCCGCTGCTGCCAAAAGGGAGTGCCCTATCGCACCCGTCCCCACAGCAGCAGGAGTTGTGCAGCCCATTTCAGCACCTGGGTCACTGTTAGGCACACTAGTGCTTAACCCGGACATGACTGTGTCAATAGTGATTCCATCTGCTGGTGCTTTGACATCCGGTCCAGGCCCAGCTccgcctgctccagtgcctgctccagtgcctgctccagtgcctgctccagtgtctgctccagtgcctgctccagtgcctgctccagtgcctgctccagtgcctgctccagtgtctgctccagtgcctgctccagtgcctgctccagtgcctgctccagtgtctgctccagtgtctgctccagtgcctgctccagtgtctgctccagtgcctgctccagtgtctgctccagtgtctgctccagtgcctgctccagtgcctgctccagtgtctgctccagtgcctgctccagtgtctgctccagtgcctgctccagtgtctgctccagtgcctgctccagtgcctgctccagtgcctgctccagtgcctgctccagtgtctgctccagtgcctgctccagtgtctgctccagtgcctgctccagtgcctgctccagtgtctgctccagtgcctgctccagtgcctgctccagtgcctgctccagtgtctgctccagtgcctgctccagtgcctgctcctgctccagtgcctgctccagtgtctgctccagtgcctgctccagtgtctgctccagtgcctgctccagtgtctgctccagtgtatgctccagtgcctgctccagtgtctgctccagtgcctgctccagtgcctgaaACTAAAGAGTTTGGTCATAGCCGATATGGGAATGCCACATTTTGCTCACGCTCCTCTAATGGAAAAACTTTAGATGATTGGTTGGCAGAACAGCGGCAggcaaaataaatgacaaactcCGCCTCCATtgtaaataatgtgtatattttgtatatattatatgggcccactcttttcatatatatttttttatataa includes:
- the LOC127979580 gene encoding uncharacterized protein LOC127979580, with translation MPLKMWLFPLVCVRPDCGRHRLTAAGIYRTVRKVLDIDGWYDLATEYLECKRCKKKYPAWSEDILGQLDMGHRSQFPALLTYRYSCDNRVLRMMRERTLGNSVTQLYRKLMEQHSEAWTQRVLQYLTACEPFTRSSLVQPPVFADPPLLPALSKPKWLLAVYARDVLGRLHEVKAKLTSVFGCVLKMDSTKKVTKKLAGAASGTAAWCTNVGNEHGQVLVSVLTAAEGHGLDSMAAGLMKRYREAGEAAPKVMYVDRDCCSQYGQSRVKIMFLEWDELVVRLDIWHFMRRFAAGVTTEAHPLYGIFMARLSTCIFQWDPEDVAALRSAKEGDLAAKKTGHISEKAVSARITRRELALHCRRRTRGVEETTRLIGSLIDQFDSADGKDTLGVPLLDHERIQQIWKEQRKHVQCIQDPEDFPLYMKTGTLKKGGVELCCYRCARGSTSLESFHLHLNRFIPGTSASDAHFQAYLLEGLMRWNDDRMEDAIKRASSIRTYGSAMSEAVDRLSRTVFGKPWDERYRPPGAYTGELLEIEYLYSQTGKTLTPVLQNPEEEDRLVEEVDDHDLLDEGFEEESMEDITVPVLYEDDPCRDLRNTPSSLPLPQSPASLAEPSTSSGGEGQHLAPASSVLSQTSDTGSSVSGEAQGAVIGPDGIAGWDKVQDLAGFLVGLREAPYLTDLQVTEAIQLWTALPDVDKQRVNYQPRHQPQLTHGRFKAPKRSGVTPGVESVKRCLIGHPGGPAQWPSTSRLVEAICMKLCALHKSPTKKAGVSTPRWSKILSDYHHIRELVLNNQRLMDETMIQLFELNQRTLIQW